A stretch of Gouania willdenowi chromosome 21, fGouWil2.1, whole genome shotgun sequence DNA encodes these proteins:
- the map3k19 gene encoding mitogen-activated protein kinase kinase kinase 19 isoform X4: protein METLGDVRQAYQDAGRANRGVSLPSLISSSKHWRPADPPRSSALWSTGTPCQPVPPTNRPRTRSVVAASPPSNGLLSSADPSQLSQSAPSIMEPLLCSNAMMQARAHIQTRLGSHNAANEQNLSKDLWSALHPRTPKLLAPLDVRPGDTTARPALRHRLPLKPINQSPLSSRSLHRRTGRSLGAPRTHSSCLTLINFEDDEGGLRVHEETNQKLKKASGGDEHTDLFYTGNDATPFVSTSEEEKSEGDIFNLSGDDDDDDDDDDDDDDDDDGGAVICSEWVYTNGKPDIVITADRKVKRSPDEGNTEFEVSNVIPTSKDGIFKVVKLKLNKEKRSNHSFEQKAVPQASHSFNTVAHKPKANKKNSTYSSPVKEKTRRGPDPSATKNVQSKSKYASNNPSPRKKVSEHLQNKRAHDRVSISRGRRAAVRETIAAPHSKKACVGAKNQRSKSVSDLVTYEDMFLQINSGDEGPAIYEMFAGPLYDNLRVSASSEKRRERHVQSAPAKKSQPGHKLKHRAPKPKPVQNKMRRSPSESSVVSTKAKAKPLPPKVKPHLLPVSEKGVYKTKVVPEPPPEVHQLKAVDLPQERVKSPLLSTIEESETLTSDDKTLTRQITLSHAEHLSRIYPSVHESEVSSPAVKSPVQPLSAHQPKINTWTSSCTSTSTSTSTCTSSTHQVYQKYLDDVGEGPLTDDLLQCLAEELISLDERDASSALTPENSKQSKQKSNIDEDPVSAERSNPQVVSVDGGVLFGSGNVDDAVTWTKGEILGRGAYGTVYCGLTSQGQLIAVKQVPLDSSDSDAAKEEYERLQQEVELLKALQHINIVGFHGTSLHQHVVSIFMEYIPGGSIASILHRFGPLPERVLALYTKQILEGVAFLHQSRVVHRDLKGNNVMLMPTGVIKLIDFGCARRLSFLNHTACNSGDLLKSVHGTPYWMAPEVINETGYGRKSDIWSVGCTVFEMATGKPPLAHMDKMAALFYIGAQRGSMPSLPDVFAPNAVDFVTVCLTSDQRRRPSAKQLLKHSFLTGKTSEVCLKTHKGNCCPHRGLCT from the exons ATGGAAACGCTGGGAGACGTCAGGCAAGCCTATCAGGACGCAGGACGGGCGAACAG AGGCGTGTCCCTCCCCAGCCTGATCAGCAGCAGCAAACACTGGCGTCCTGCAGACCCTCCCCGTTCATCAGCCTTATGGAGCACTGGGACCCCCTGCCAACCTGTGCCCCCCACCAACAG GCCAAGAACCAGAAGCGTGGTCGCTGCCTCCCCGCCCTCCAATGGCCTGCTGTCCTCAGCAGACCCCAgtcagctcagccaatcagctccCAGCATCATGGAGCCCCTGCTGTGTTCCAACGCCATGATGCAGGCCAGAGCTCACATCCAGACAC GTCTGGGTTCCCACAACGCTgcaaatgagcaaaat CTTTCAAAGGATCTTTGGTCAGCTTTGCATCCACGGACACCGAAGCTGTTGGCTCCTCTGGACGTCCGTCCTGGAGACACCACAGCACGTCCAGCTCTACGACATCGTCTCCCCCTGAAGCCCATCAACCAGAGCCCACTGAGCTCCAGGTCTCTTCACAGGAGAACAGGGCGCTCTCTGGGAGCTCCACGCACACACAGCAGCTGTCTCACTTTGATCAACTTTGAGGATGACGAAGGTGGTTTACGTGTGCACGAAGAGACGAATCAGAAGTTGAAGAAAGCATCAGGTGGTGAtgaacacacagacttattttaCACTGGGAACGATGCGACACCCTTTGTATCGAcatcagaggaggagaagagtgaAGGAGACATATTTAACCTgagtggtgatgatgatgatgatgatgatgatgatgatgatgatgatgatgatgatgatggtggggCTGTTATCTGTTCTGAATGGGTTTACACAAATGGCAAACCGGACATTGTCATCACAGCAGATAGAAAGGTCAAAAGAAGCCCAGATGAAGGAAACACAGAGTTTGAAGTCTCTAACGTCATTCCAACGAGCAAGGACGGAATATTTAAAGTTGTGAAACTCAAACTGAACAAGGAGAAAAGATCCAATCACAGCTTTGAACAGAAGGCGGTTCCACAGGCCAGTCACTCCTTTAACACAGTGGCACACAAGCCCAAAGCCAATAAGAAGAACTCAACGTATTCGTCACCCGTCAAAGAGAAAACCAGGAGAGGTCCTGATCCGTCTGCCACCAAGAATGTTCAGTCAAAGTCTAAATACGCCTCCAATAATCCATCACCACGGAAGAAAGTCTCTGAGCATCTGCAGAACAAACGAGCACACGACAGGGTGAGCATCAGCCGAGGCAGACGCGCCGCCGTCAGAGAGACAATCGCTGCTCCGCACTCAAAGAAAGCCTGCGTTGGTGCCAAAAACCAGCGCTCCAAGTCGGTGTCGGACCTCGTCACCTACGAGGACATGTTCCTGCAGATAAACAGCGGGGACGAGGGTCCGGCCATCTACGAGATGTTCGCCGGTCCTCTTTACGACAACCTACGTGTCTCCGCCTCCAGTGAGAAACGCAGGGAGAGGCACGTCCAGTCGGCGCCGGCGAAGAAGAGTCAACCAGGCCACAAACTCAAACACAGAGCGCCAAAACCAAAACCAGTGCAGAACAAGATGAGGAGGAGCCCCAGTGAGAGCTCAGTGGTTTCCACTAAAGCCAAAGCCAAACCACTTCCTCCCAAGGTGAAACCACACCTCCTACCCGTGTCAGAGAAAGGTGTTTACAAAACCAAAGTTGTCCCTGAACCTCCACCTGAGGTCCATCAACTTAAAGCTGTTGATCTTCCTCAAGAGCGAGTGAAAAGTCCCCTTCTGTCCACTATAGAGGAATCTGAAACACTCACATCTGATGATAAAACCCTGACGAGACAAATAACTCTTTCTCACGCTGAACATTTAAGTCGTATTTACCCGAGCGTGCACGAATCCGAGGTGAGTTCACCTGCTGTGAAGTCGCCCGTGCAGCCACTGAGCGCTCACCAACCAAAGATCAACACGTGGACGTCTTCCtgcaccagcaccagcaccagcaccagcacctGCACCAGTAGCACTcaccaag TTTACCAGAAGTACCTGGACGATGTGGGGGAGGGGCCACTCACTGACGACCTGCTGCAGTGTCTGGCAGAGGAGCTGATCTCATTGGACGAGAGGGACGCATCATCAGCTCTGACTCCTGAAAACTCCAAACAGAGCAAACAGAAATCCAACATTGACGAAGATCCCGTGTCTGCAGAACGTTCAAACCCTCAG GTTGTTTCAGTCGACGGTGGCGTTCTGTTTGGCTCTGGAAACGTGGACGACGCCGTCACATGGACCAAGGGTGAAATCCTGGGCCGCGGTGCTTATGGCACA GTGTACTGTGGTCTGACCAGCCAAGGTCAGCTGATAGCGGTGAAGCAGGTTCCTCTGGACTCGTCCGACTCAGACGCAGCAAAGGAAGAGTACGAGCGGCTGCAGCAGGAAGTGGAGCTCCTGAAGGCGCTGCAGCATATCAACATTGTGGGCTTCCATGGAACAAGCCTCCATCAGCACGTGGTCTCCATCTTCATGGAATACATCCCAGGTGGATCCATCGCTAGCATCCTGCACAG gtTCGGTCCACTTCCTGAGCGAGTCCTGGCCCTGTACACCAAACAAATCCTGGAGGGCGTGGCCTTCCTCCACCAGAGCAGAGTGGTCCATCGGGACCTGAAGGGAAACAACGTCATGCTGATGCCGACTGGCGTCATCAAGCTCATAGACTTTGGATGTGCACGTAGGCTGAGTTTCCTCAACCACACGGCGTGTAACAGTGGAGACCTGCTCAAGTCTGTGCACGGAACTCCTTATTGGATGGCCCCGGAG GTCATCAACGAGACCGGATACGGCCGAAAGTCGGACATCTGGAGCGTGGGCTGCACGGTGTTTGAAATGGCCACGGGGAAACCCCCCCTCGCTCACATGGACAAAATGGCCGCCTTGTTCTACATCGGCGCCCAGAGAGGATCGATGCCATCGCTGCCCGATGTTTTTGCACCCAACGCTGTGGACTTTGTGACCGTCTGTCTGACCAG TGACCAGAGAAGACGTCCGTCGGCCAAGCAGCTGCTGAAACACTCGTTCCTCACAGGTAAAACCTCAGAGGTTTGTTTAAAAACGCACAAAGGAAACTGCTGTCCTCACCGAGGCCTGTGCACTTAG